The genomic DNA CTCATACACTTTTTTCTCCTCTACCGCTTTAATGCTATCTTGAACTACTTGTTTTTGAAAAGCATATTCAAAATCTTTTCGTAAAGCTGTACGCTTTGCGTTTTCACTATTCACGCTATCACTCATTTGCTTATGATAAACTTCCATTTCGTAAGCCTTTTTATAATCACCTAATGCTGCGTAAATTTCTGTAAGACCATTACTAATACCCACCAATTCCGCAGGATATTTAAACTCCTCTGCCATTTGAAAAGCTTTTAAGGTTACTTCCTTTGCTTTAAGATATTCCTTTTGGAGAAAATAAATATGGCCCATTGAGCCATAAATTCTTTCAATTCCCATTTTATTATTCATCTCCTCTTGCAATTTCAATGCATCATTTAAATATTCAAGAGCACCTTTGAAATTACCTTTTGAAAGTTCTACATCTGAATAACGAGCGTACACGTTAGCAATCCCCGTTTTATTATTGAGTTTCTCATTTGCTTTAAGAGATCTGTCCCAATATTTCATGGCTTTTTCAGCTTCCTTTTTTTCCCAATACAGTCCCGCCACGTTAGCTAACATAATAGCAGCGCCAGCGTTATTATCATCGTGTTGTAAACTCAAACCTTTCTCTTGAAACTCAATTGCTTTATCTAAATCACCTTGTTTACGATAGATAGATCCCAAATTATTGAATACCGCTCCTAATCCGTCAATGTATTTTGTTTTTTCCAAATAATGCAGGGCCTTGTGATAATAATCCAATGCAACCGGAATATTTCCTTTATGATCATGCACATATCCTATATTCAAAAGTGTAGCACCTAGGATTGATTCATCATTTACACTTTTATTTAATTCCAGTACTTCTTCCCACATATTAATGGCTTTTAATCCATTTCCACTTTGCTGGGTAAGGAAAGCCATGTTATCAATTCCAACCATTAACGCTCTGGTAATTCTGTTTTTTGTTGAATCATCCAACGCATTATTTTTAAGTTTTTCGCGGGTAAACAATAAAAGTTGATGTCCGTAGGTAGTATCGTTCTTCATCATACCCAACGCAAAAAGTTGGGTGAGTATTCTTGCATGAACCGTATCATGATTTTTTTGTGCTAATTGCTTTACTAAAACTTCTTCTGTTTGGGAAAACACCTGAAATGGGCACAATAAAAATAAAATCAGAGCTATTGAAAAAAACTTCATATACTTATTATTGAAGCAAGTTAAATCATAATTAGATGAAATACAAAGTCAATGATTAATTTATATAAAAATTAATATTAAGAATAACCCAAAGCCGGACCCAGCCACTTCTCAGCTTTTTCAAACGGAATATTTTTACGCTTTGCATAATCGGCAACCTGTTCTTTAGTAATTTTTCCAACACCAAAATAAGCAGCTTCTTCATGGGCAATATACAATCCGCTTACTGCGGCTGTAGGCACCATGGCCAAACTATCGGTTAAAATAATTCCGGTATTTTTTTCTACATCAAGTAATTTCCAAATTGTCAATTTTTCCAAGTGATCGGGTTGTGCAGGATATCCGGGAGCGGGACGAATGCCTTTGTATACCTCCTGAATTAATTCTTCGTTCGATAATTCTTCATTCTTACTATATCCCCAAATTTCCTTTCGTACTTTTTGATGTAAGCATTCGGCAAATGCCTCTGCTAATCGATCGGCAATGGCTTTTAACATAATAGCGCTATAATCATCGTGATCTTTTTCAAATGCCGCTACTCGTTCATCAATACCAAATCCGGTACTACAGGCAAATGCCCCTATATAATCAATAGCCTCGCCATTTGCGCCGCTTAATTTAGGTTTAACAAAATCAGCTAAGGCAATATTGGATTGTCCGGCCGGTTTTTTAGTTTGCTGACGAATGGTGTGAAATGTGCAAATTTGTTTTTTGTTTTCTTCATCGTAAACAGCTATATCATCTTCATTCAATTGGTGTGCCGGATAAATACCCACCACCGCTTTAGCCCTTAACCATTTTTCTTTAATGACTTTTTGAAGCATAGCTTGTGCATCATCAAATAACTTTTGCGCTTCTTTGCCCCGGGTTGGATCTTTTAATATTTTTGGATAAGAACCTTTCATTTCCCAACTGTGAAAGAAAGGCGTCCAATCTATATAACTTGCCAATTCATTCAAAGGGAAATCATCAAAAACAATATTTCCTTTTTTGATTGGCACAACCGGTTTAAACTCGTTCCAATTTATTTTGACCTTATTTTTTCTTGCTTCCTCCAAAGCAATAAATTTATTCTGACTTTGTGCATTTTTATTTTGCTCACGCACTCTTTCATAATCAGCATTTACTTCTTTCACATAAGCTTCTTTTAACTCTTTACTAATTAAATTACTAACTACAGGTACACTTCGGCTTGCATCATTTACATGCACCACCGGATGAGAATAATGAGGAGCTATTTTAACTGCAGTGTGCACTTTAGAAGTAGTAGCCCCGCCAATCAATAAAGGAAGATTTAATTTTAATCTTTCCATTTCTTTAGCCACGTCAACCATTTCATCAAGTGAAGGTGTGATTAATCCACTAAGTCCGATTACATCTACTTTATGTTTTTGAGCCTCTTCCAGAATTTTATCCTTGGAAACCATAACGCCTAAATCAATAATTTCAAAATTATTACAGGCCATTACCACACCCACAATATTTTTACCGATATCGTGCACATCTCCTTTTACTGTGGCTAATAAAACTTTACCGTTATTTTTAGTAACATTACCGCTTAACTTTTTCTCTGCTTCTAAATAGGGCAATAAATAAGCCACGGCTTTTTTCATTACCCTTGCGCTTTTTACTACCTGTGGTAAAAACATTTTCCCTGCACCAAACAAAT from Sphingobacteriaceae bacterium includes the following:
- a CDS encoding tetratricopeptide repeat protein, whose protein sequence is MKFFSIALILFLLCPFQVFSQTEEVLVKQLAQKNHDTVHARILTQLFALGMMKNDTTYGHQLLLFTREKLKNNALDDSTKNRITRALMVGIDNMAFLTQQSGNGLKAINMWEEVLELNKSVNDESILGATLLNIGYVHDHKGNIPVALDYYHKALHYLEKTKYIDGLGAVFNNLGSIYRKQGDLDKAIEFQEKGLSLQHDDNNAGAAIMLANVAGLYWEKKEAEKAMKYWDRSLKANEKLNNKTGIANVYARYSDVELSKGNFKGALEYLNDALKLQEEMNNKMGIERIYGSMGHIYFLQKEYLKAKEVTLKAFQMAEEFKYPAELVGISNGLTEIYAALGDYKKAYEMEVYHKQMSDSVNSENAKRTALRKDFEYAFQKQVVQDSIKAVEEKKVYEAEINHQKSQSMVLYFGIGLIAVFSIFMYNRFRITQKQKAIIEKQKALVDEKQKEIIESIHYAKRIQQALMPNEKTIRKKLDNFN